The proteins below are encoded in one region of Winogradskyella helgolandensis:
- the holA gene encoding DNA polymerase III subunit delta, whose translation MDDVKQLVAAIKKGDLKPIYFLMGEEAYYIDKISDYIEDNVLDDTEKGFNQMVLYGRDVTIDDIVSNAKRYPMMAERQVVIVKEAQDLSRTIEQLVQYANNPQPSTVLVLNYKYKKLDKRKALYKAINKNGGIVFESKKMYENQVADWIRRVLASQNYNISPKAAQMLVEFLGTDLGKIDNELKKLKIVLPEGTQITPDHIEENIGISKDFNNFELRKAVGQRNVLKAHQIAKYFAENPKDNPIVVSVALLFSFFSQLLHLHGMSDRNPRSVASALKVNPYFVNEYLDAARNYPMKKVSYIIGLLRETDVKSKGVGANAIPQGDLLKELLVKILG comes from the coding sequence TTGGACGACGTAAAACAACTAGTAGCTGCAATAAAAAAGGGAGACCTTAAACCTATCTATTTTTTAATGGGAGAGGAAGCCTATTATATAGACAAGATTTCAGATTATATTGAAGACAATGTTTTGGACGACACCGAAAAAGGATTTAACCAAATGGTGCTTTATGGACGCGATGTCACAATAGATGACATTGTGAGTAATGCCAAGCGTTATCCTATGATGGCAGAACGCCAAGTTGTTATTGTAAAGGAAGCTCAAGATTTAAGCAGAACCATTGAGCAGTTAGTGCAATATGCAAATAATCCGCAACCATCAACCGTTTTAGTTCTTAATTATAAGTACAAAAAATTAGATAAGCGTAAGGCGTTGTACAAGGCGATTAATAAAAATGGAGGTATTGTTTTCGAAAGTAAGAAAATGTATGAAAACCAGGTTGCAGATTGGATTAGACGTGTTTTAGCGAGTCAGAATTATAATATTTCGCCAAAAGCGGCTCAGATGTTAGTGGAGTTTCTTGGTACCGATCTTGGTAAAATTGATAACGAGCTTAAAAAACTTAAAATTGTTTTACCCGAAGGGACACAGATTACACCAGATCATATTGAGGAAAATATTGGTATCAGTAAGGATTTCAACAATTTTGAATTGCGAAAGGCCGTTGGTCAGCGTAATGTCTTAAAAGCACATCAAATTGCGAAGTACTTTGCAGAAAACCCAAAGGATAATCCTATTGTCGTTTCAGTAGCCTTGTTGTTTAGCTTCTTTTCTCAATTATTACATCTTCATGGGATGTCGGATAGAAATCCTCGTAGTGTCGCTTCAGCATTGAAAGTGAATCCTTATTTTGTAAATGAATATTTAGATGCTGCAAGAAACTATCCGATGAAAAAAGTGAGTTATATTATAGGTTTACTTCGCGAAACAGATGTAAAAAGTAAAGGTGTTGGTGCTAATGCAATACCTCAAGGTGACTTGCTTAAAGAATTGTTAGTTAAGATTTTAGGATAA
- a CDS encoding type I restriction enzyme HsdR N-terminal domain-containing protein: MQELNFPKFEYRFKSTENKVSIFDVIRKKFIILQPEEWVRQHCVHYLMSIKNYPKSLINVEKELIINGLTKRYDIVIFNSDGSIHLIVECKSHSIEIDQTTFDQIARYNLALNASYLMVTNGLNHYYCEMDMDAERFSFLKDIPNYTQK, translated from the coding sequence TTGCAAGAACTCAACTTTCCAAAGTTTGAATACCGTTTCAAAAGTACAGAAAATAAAGTTTCTATTTTTGATGTCATTCGTAAAAAATTCATCATTCTTCAACCCGAAGAATGGGTGAGACAACATTGTGTTCATTATTTAATGTCGATTAAGAACTACCCAAAGTCATTAATAAATGTTGAAAAAGAACTGATTATAAATGGCTTAACAAAACGATACGATATTGTTATTTTTAATTCAGATGGTAGCATTCATTTAATTGTAGAATGTAAATCGCACAGCATTGAAATAGACCAAACCACCTTCGACCAAATTGCACGTTATAACTTGGCTTTAAATGCCTCGTATTTAATGGTAACTAACGGTTTAAATCATTATTATTGTGAAATGGATATGGACGCTGAACGGTTTTCGTTTTTAAAAGACATCCCTAATTATACTCAGAAGTAA
- a CDS encoding glycosyltransferase family 2 protein codes for MLQTKDLAIVILNWNGKALLKQFLPSIINYSDDAVIYVADNASTDDSVAFLTEHFPTVKRIQNTENGGYAKGYNDALKHIEEPLLCLLNSDIEVTENWLQPIIYEFNSNATTAIIQPKILDYKNKSLFEYAGAAGGFIDKYAYPYCRGRIFDTIEEDKGQYNDTKTIFWASGACFFTRNEVFQNLKGFDESYFAHMEEIDLCWRAFNSNYVTKYVGASTVYHVGGATLTNTNPKKTYLNFRNSLFTLVKNTDSHVLFRVLFKMGLDGIAGVRFLFQLKPAFLLAILKAHMSFYYNLPRLLKQRKQLSQRSSYYETVSIVWSYFIKKRTQF; via the coding sequence ATGCTACAAACCAAGGACTTAGCAATTGTTATTTTAAACTGGAATGGAAAAGCCTTACTCAAACAGTTTTTGCCTTCTATTATTAATTATTCGGATGATGCTGTAATTTATGTCGCTGATAATGCTTCAACCGATGATTCTGTAGCTTTTCTTACGGAACATTTTCCAACAGTAAAACGTATTCAGAATACAGAAAATGGCGGCTATGCCAAAGGGTATAATGATGCTTTAAAACATATTGAAGAACCCCTACTCTGCTTATTGAATAGCGATATTGAAGTGACCGAAAATTGGCTTCAACCTATCATATATGAATTTAATAGTAATGCTACTACGGCGATTATTCAACCAAAGATTTTAGACTATAAAAACAAATCTCTTTTTGAATATGCAGGAGCTGCTGGTGGCTTTATCGATAAATATGCTTATCCTTATTGCAGAGGCCGAATTTTTGACACCATTGAAGAAGACAAAGGGCAATACAACGATACCAAAACTATTTTTTGGGCGTCAGGAGCTTGTTTTTTTACTAGAAATGAGGTGTTTCAAAATTTAAAGGGGTTTGATGAATCTTATTTCGCTCACATGGAAGAGATTGATTTATGTTGGAGAGCTTTTAATTCTAATTATGTAACTAAATATGTTGGAGCTTCAACCGTATATCATGTAGGAGGTGCAACATTGACAAATACCAATCCTAAAAAAACCTATCTCAATTTTAGAAATAGTCTGTTTACACTAGTAAAAAATACGGATTCTCATGTATTGTTTAGAGTATTATTTAAAATGGGCTTAGATGGGATAGCTGGTGTACGCTTCTTGTTTCAACTAAAACCGGCATTTTTACTAGCCATTTTAAAAGCCCATATGTCGTTTTATTACAATTTACCTAGACTTTTAAAGCAGCGAAAACAATTATCTCAACGTTCTAGCTATTACGAAACAGTGTCTATTGTGTGGTCTTATTTCATAAAAAAACGGACACAATTTTAA
- a CDS encoding OmpA/MotB family protein — protein sequence MKKLMLLGVCSMVFLASCVSKKDYLALEAQQKETQDLLNTATVKLNSCLSDVAAANARVETMKDQLADLRKSNQDLIDTKGDLTILTKKGSENLEKSLESLKERDLKITRLQDALTKKDSVTLAVVTSLKKAVGIDDPDIEINVEKGVVFISIADKLLFQSGSYNVTTRANEILAKVAKVINSKPDFEAMVESHTDNVPYNKPPLVDNWDLSVKRATSVVRVLESLGVNSQQLIASGRSSYVPLVDNDTAENRAKNRRTRIVVLPKIDQFYEMVENEMKNLSEGTE from the coding sequence ATGAAAAAATTAATGTTATTAGGTGTTTGCTCAATGGTATTTTTGGCATCTTGTGTGTCTAAAAAAGATTATTTAGCACTAGAAGCACAACAAAAAGAAACCCAAGATTTATTAAATACCGCAACCGTTAAACTAAATAGTTGTTTATCTGATGTCGCTGCAGCTAATGCAAGAGTGGAAACCATGAAAGACCAATTGGCTGATTTACGTAAGTCAAATCAAGATTTAATTGATACCAAAGGGGATTTAACAATCTTAACTAAAAAAGGATCTGAAAATCTTGAAAAGTCTTTAGAAAGCTTAAAAGAACGTGATTTAAAAATTACAAGATTACAAGATGCATTGACTAAAAAGGATAGTGTAACCCTTGCTGTTGTTACCAGTCTTAAAAAAGCCGTTGGAATTGATGATCCAGACATTGAGATTAATGTTGAAAAAGGTGTGGTATTTATTTCTATCGCAGATAAGTTATTATTCCAAAGTGGAAGCTATAACGTTACAACAAGAGCTAACGAAATCTTGGCTAAGGTTGCTAAAGTAATTAATAGCAAACCAGATTTTGAAGCTATGGTTGAGTCTCACACTGATAATGTACCTTACAACAAGCCACCATTAGTTGACAACTGGGATTTAAGTGTAAAACGTGCGACTTCTGTAGTAAGAGTTTTAGAAAGTTTAGGGGTTAATTCTCAACAGTTAATTGCTTCTGGTCGTAGTTCTTACGTGCCATTAGTAGACAATGATACTGCTGAAAATAGAGCAAAAAACAGACGTACACGTATTGTTGTATTGCCTAAAATTGATCAATTCTACGAAATGGTTGAAAATGAAATGAAAAATTTATCTGAAGGAACTGAATAA
- a CDS encoding VIT domain-containing protein, producing MKKLIPFLLVLMLSISSQSQNFPTVTLEDKSELKLDKLRINAEISGNYATVTYDMTFYNAHDSVLEGELAFPLAEGQSVSHFAMDLNGKLRSAVIVEKELGRVAYESTIRQRIDPALLEQTQGNNYKARVYPIPAKGHKRIVITYEQNLLVNDNHYQFTIPLGFSKPLNDFSIDIVCNNLEQLPSVTESFKKDLKFIKKGKNVVGTYVANSVDLNRNLKLSIPIKDVFALQTFEAYFHINKTFVPKRRLKSKAKSIAILWDASYSMYYKKLEAELNLITSYLKSLEDVKVSLVVFSNTLISNSTFRIKNGDSQELINTLKMITYDGGTSYKGLFIPKSDDILLFSDGLHNLGELELSSSSRLYCINSVNSANHQLLNDLATENGGNYINLNSLTNNSAVDLLKHEAFQFLGVNHDNSLFEVYPKPKSIVNENFNLSGKYVEAKSIELLFGYGKEITERIFVDMTSSSNSEVSKRLWAKAKLQHLTKKKEENKNDIIELAKAYHLISPYTSMIVLDRIEDYVRYKIEPPSELKEEYNRRLAQLKLQQQHSRDAVFDRREELKSDYESIRSWYDKDFNPKANKTDKKVAHTNPNTSNTTETNSTNNSNTQNTNVRPVVTFHIDSTKAFVSGVVTTSNDGLPLPGASVIVKGTSRGVQTDFDGKFVINASPNETLVFSFVGMTSVEQRLSSNTTLNMALNEDASTLDEVIVIGYGTTTKEAFTGAVTRVRSESIESKATQLLSGQVAGVNVNTVNGTTGSNTTIKIRGFGTMNGNREPLYIVDGVPYIGDLSIINTDEIISTTVLKDAAATAIYGSRGSNGIVIITTKNGAVNHKKEIKVLNEKIVEQSTLQNWDKNASYIQYLEAQNSVEEAYKAYLKIRENYRNTPSFFLDIADFFESKNRIDIALRVATNLIEIDLDNHELIRALAYKLEQYKKYDLAIYVYKNVLELRPEHPQSYRDLALAYEANGDIDAAIDLLLKIVNGQLLEKDEDELYYGIEQITYVELCHLVNTNHGERAKALRETYKPIETDIRVVVDWNHGETDLDLYVKNPDNEEIYYGHDTSKFGGRISEDLVDGYGPESYWIKKAQKGNYEISVDYYSDSVQKIIGPASLKVTIYRNYGKPNEEKVIKVIRLSDDDTKRKVETITI from the coding sequence ATGAAAAAATTAATCCCATTTTTACTTGTATTGATGTTATCAATTTCAAGTCAATCACAAAATTTTCCAACCGTAACATTAGAAGACAAGTCTGAATTAAAGCTTGATAAGCTGCGAATAAATGCAGAAATATCAGGGAATTATGCGACAGTAACTTACGACATGACATTTTATAATGCTCATGACAGCGTTTTAGAAGGTGAACTAGCTTTTCCATTGGCAGAAGGACAAAGTGTATCGCATTTTGCCATGGATTTAAATGGAAAATTACGATCAGCAGTTATCGTAGAAAAAGAGCTGGGAAGAGTTGCATATGAAAGTACAATTAGGCAACGTATAGACCCTGCATTGTTAGAGCAAACTCAGGGAAACAATTACAAAGCTAGAGTTTATCCAATTCCTGCAAAAGGCCATAAGAGAATCGTTATTACTTACGAGCAAAATTTATTGGTTAATGACAATCACTATCAATTTACTATTCCACTTGGATTTAGTAAGCCCTTGAATGATTTTAGCATTGACATTGTTTGTAATAATCTAGAGCAATTACCATCGGTAACTGAAAGCTTTAAAAAGGATCTTAAATTCATTAAGAAAGGAAAAAATGTTGTCGGAACATATGTGGCAAATTCTGTTGACCTAAATAGAAACTTAAAACTGTCTATACCTATAAAAGATGTATTTGCGTTACAGACTTTCGAAGCATATTTTCATATTAATAAAACCTTTGTACCGAAAAGAAGATTAAAATCAAAGGCGAAATCAATAGCAATTTTATGGGATGCATCTTATTCCATGTACTATAAAAAGTTAGAAGCAGAGTTAAACTTAATTACTAGTTATTTAAAATCCCTAGAAGATGTAAAGGTATCGTTAGTGGTGTTCAGTAATACTCTAATCAGCAATTCTACTTTTAGAATAAAAAATGGAGATAGCCAAGAGCTAATAAATACCTTAAAAATGATTACATATGATGGTGGAACATCTTATAAAGGCTTATTTATTCCAAAATCTGATGACATATTATTATTTTCGGACGGATTGCATAATCTAGGAGAATTAGAACTAAGTAGTAGTTCTAGGCTATATTGTATTAATTCAGTCAATTCAGCAAATCATCAATTACTAAATGATTTAGCGACAGAAAACGGAGGGAATTATATCAATTTGAATAGTCTCACTAATAATTCAGCGGTAGATTTGTTAAAGCATGAAGCCTTTCAATTTCTTGGTGTAAATCATGATAATTCACTATTTGAAGTGTATCCAAAACCAAAAAGTATCGTTAACGAAAACTTTAATTTAAGTGGTAAGTATGTTGAAGCGAAGTCTATTGAATTACTATTTGGTTATGGCAAGGAAATCACAGAACGCATATTTGTAGATATGACATCCTCTTCAAACTCTGAAGTATCTAAGCGTCTTTGGGCAAAAGCTAAACTTCAGCATTTGACGAAAAAGAAAGAAGAAAATAAAAATGACATTATAGAATTAGCTAAAGCTTATCATTTAATTTCTCCTTATACATCTATGATTGTATTAGATAGAATAGAAGATTATGTGCGCTACAAAATAGAACCTCCTTCAGAACTAAAAGAAGAATACAATCGTAGGTTAGCACAATTAAAATTACAACAACAGCATTCACGTGATGCGGTATTTGATAGAAGAGAAGAGCTGAAATCGGATTATGAATCAATTCGATCATGGTATGATAAAGACTTTAATCCAAAAGCGAATAAAACAGATAAGAAGGTTGCTCATACTAACCCAAATACTAGCAATACTACTGAAACAAATTCAACAAATAATAGTAATACTCAAAATACAAACGTAAGACCAGTTGTTACATTTCATATAGATTCTACTAAAGCATTTGTTAGTGGTGTTGTTACGACATCAAATGATGGTTTACCGTTACCAGGTGCTTCAGTTATTGTTAAAGGTACAAGTAGAGGAGTGCAAACTGATTTTGATGGAAAGTTTGTAATTAACGCATCTCCGAATGAAACATTAGTCTTTTCATTTGTAGGCATGACTAGTGTAGAACAGAGGTTAAGTTCCAATACCACATTAAATATGGCGTTGAATGAAGACGCGTCAACTCTAGATGAAGTTATCGTTATCGGCTATGGCACAACAACCAAGGAAGCTTTTACAGGAGCAGTAACTAGAGTAAGGTCTGAAAGTATAGAAAGTAAAGCAACGCAACTGTTATCTGGTCAAGTAGCAGGTGTCAATGTTAATACTGTAAACGGAACTACTGGATCAAATACAACCATTAAAATTAGAGGCTTTGGTACTATGAATGGAAATAGGGAACCATTATATATTGTTGATGGAGTGCCTTATATAGGTGATTTATCTATTATTAATACAGATGAAATAATTTCAACAACAGTTCTAAAGGATGCAGCTGCAACTGCAATCTATGGTTCAAGAGGATCTAACGGAATTGTTATAATTACAACAAAGAATGGTGCGGTAAACCATAAAAAAGAAATAAAAGTACTTAATGAAAAAATAGTAGAGCAATCAACATTACAAAATTGGGATAAGAATGCGTCTTATATCCAGTATTTAGAGGCACAGAATTCAGTTGAAGAAGCATATAAAGCCTATTTGAAAATTAGAGAAAATTATAGAAATACTCCTTCGTTCTTTTTAGATATAGCTGATTTCTTTGAAAGTAAAAATAGAATTGATATTGCTTTAAGAGTAGCGACCAACCTCATAGAGATTGATTTAGATAATCACGAACTCATTAGAGCCTTAGCCTATAAACTTGAGCAATATAAAAAGTATGATTTAGCTATTTATGTTTACAAAAACGTATTAGAATTACGCCCAGAACATCCACAATCCTATAGAGATTTAGCATTGGCTTATGAAGCTAATGGAGACATAGACGCTGCCATTGATTTATTATTAAAAATTGTTAATGGCCAGCTATTAGAAAAAGATGAAGACGAATTGTACTATGGTATAGAGCAAATTACCTATGTTGAGTTGTGCCATTTAGTGAATACAAACCATGGTGAAAGAGCTAAGGCATTGAGAGAAACCTACAAACCTATTGAAACGGATATTAGAGTTGTTGTCGATTGGAATCATGGTGAAACGGATTTAGATTTATATGTTAAAAATCCAGATAATGAAGAGATTTACTATGGTCATGACACTTCAAAATTTGGTGGTAGAATATCTGAAGATTTAGTTGATGGCTATGGACCAGAAAGCTATTGGATTAAAAAAGCTCAAAAAGGAAATTATGAAATTTCTGTAGACTACTATTCTGATAGTGTTCAAAAAATCATAGGTCCAGCCAGTCTAAAAGTTACTATTTATAGAAACTATGGGAAACCTAATGAAGAAAAAGTCATTAAAGTAATCCGATTAAGTGATGACGACACTAAACGTAAAGTTGAAACAATAACCATATAA
- a CDS encoding AMP-binding protein — MTPEYNKVHNRFKFNGLHFSHEELKEVAYSLIKEGEPYEKVTGNFLIDWLNNKDFLYVTTSGSTGNPKEIKLMKQAMVNSSIATGNFFGLEPGDKALHCLPSHFIAGKMMFIRALVLGLEIDFVEPSAQPIFDYEKTYDFCAMVPLQLKHTINYIHNIKSIIVGGSKVTKPLLERIKNCEPKFYETYGMTETVTHVAVRQLQSKSVEKELYFKALEHVTFKQDDRNCLVIHAPKLVEEDLVTNDIVELKSETSFQLFGRFDNVINSGGVKLFPEQIEDKLQPAIKQRFIVAGEDDVTLGEKLILIVENPSDSKDVILKAIKDLKTLDKFEIPKEIYTIDKFSETVNGKIQRKKTLKAVLGS, encoded by the coding sequence ATGACACCAGAATACAACAAAGTACACAACCGTTTTAAGTTTAATGGACTTCACTTTAGTCATGAAGAGCTAAAAGAAGTCGCATATAGTCTCATAAAAGAAGGGGAACCCTATGAAAAAGTAACTGGTAATTTTTTAATTGATTGGTTAAATAATAAGGATTTTTTATATGTAACAACTTCGGGTTCTACAGGTAATCCTAAAGAGATTAAATTAATGAAACAAGCTATGGTTAATTCTTCTATAGCTACAGGTAATTTTTTCGGTTTAGAGCCAGGAGATAAAGCGTTACATTGTTTACCAAGTCATTTTATTGCTGGTAAAATGATGTTTATACGTGCTTTAGTTTTGGGTCTAGAAATTGATTTTGTAGAGCCGTCTGCTCAGCCAATTTTTGATTATGAAAAGACTTATGATTTCTGTGCTATGGTGCCATTGCAGTTAAAACATACCATTAATTACATCCATAATATAAAATCGATTATTGTTGGTGGATCTAAAGTCACCAAGCCGCTTCTAGAAAGAATTAAAAACTGTGAGCCTAAGTTTTACGAAACTTATGGAATGACAGAAACCGTAACACATGTTGCCGTAAGACAGTTACAGTCTAAGTCTGTTGAAAAGGAATTGTACTTTAAAGCTTTAGAACATGTAACGTTTAAACAAGATGATAGAAATTGTTTAGTTATACACGCACCAAAACTCGTTGAAGAAGACTTAGTGACTAATGATATTGTAGAGCTAAAATCTGAAACAAGTTTTCAGTTATTTGGACGTTTTGATAATGTAATTAATTCTGGTGGAGTAAAATTGTTCCCAGAACAGATTGAAGACAAATTACAACCAGCCATTAAGCAACGTTTTATTGTCGCTGGTGAAGACGATGTGACTCTTGGAGAAAAGTTGATTCTTATTGTTGAAAACCCATCAGATTCTAAAGATGTTATTTTGAAAGCAATTAAAGATCTTAAAACTTTAGATAAGTTCGAAATTCCAAAAGAAATTTATACTATAGACAAGTTTTCAGAAACCGTAAACGGGAAAATTCAACGTAAAAAAACCTTAAAAGCTGTTTTAGGGAGTTAA
- a CDS encoding CPBP family intramembrane glutamic endopeptidase — protein sequence MNYIQQAYKGQRELWMFILTTILVAGIFISNFVFYLVSDPSDLDAAMDAMKRWNLPSSVLLVVNLLPFVFLLGLLFVLVKFIHQRSLLSLTTSRPKVDYKRILFSFLMITIYTIVSFFTMYTIDSSEIVFQFNPSKFAILFIISVLLFPFQIGLEEYLFRGYLMQHIGVLVKNKWFPLIFTSILFGIAHSANPEVGAIGFWQMMIFYVGTGLLLGIMTLMDEGLELALGFHLGNNLIASLLVTADWTALQTDALFKDTSEPELGSISEIILPVLIVYPLILFILSKKYGWTNWKDKLFGTVEEPPKDNYKIID from the coding sequence ATGAATTATATACAACAAGCCTACAAAGGACAACGTGAACTTTGGATGTTTATCCTGACTACAATTTTAGTAGCAGGTATCTTTATTAGTAATTTTGTGTTTTATTTAGTATCAGATCCAAGTGACTTAGATGCTGCGATGGATGCCATGAAGCGTTGGAATTTACCTTCAAGTGTATTGTTAGTCGTTAACTTATTACCCTTTGTGTTTTTGTTAGGACTTTTATTTGTTTTGGTTAAATTTATTCATCAAAGAAGTCTCTTATCATTAACAACATCGAGACCTAAGGTCGATTATAAACGTATCTTATTTTCGTTTTTAATGATTACAATCTATACCATTGTTTCCTTTTTTACAATGTATACCATAGATTCATCTGAAATAGTATTTCAGTTTAACCCTAGTAAATTTGCCATTTTATTTATAATAAGTGTTCTTTTATTTCCGTTTCAAATTGGACTAGAAGAGTATCTATTTAGAGGGTATTTAATGCAACATATTGGTGTTTTAGTTAAGAATAAATGGTTTCCGTTAATTTTTACCTCGATATTATTTGGTATCGCGCATAGTGCCAACCCTGAGGTAGGCGCAATTGGTTTTTGGCAGATGATGATTTTCTATGTTGGAACAGGATTACTATTAGGAATTATGACTTTAATGGACGAAGGTTTAGAGTTAGCTCTAGGATTTCATTTAGGCAATAATTTAATTGCTTCTTTGTTAGTAACAGCAGATTGGACAGCGCTTCAAACAGATGCACTTTTTAAAGATACGTCTGAACCAGAATTAGGATCAATTTCAGAAATTATATTACCTGTTTTAATTGTTTATCCTTTAATATTGTTCATACTTTCAAAAAAATACGGATGGACCAATTGGAAAGATAAATTATTCGGAACAGTTGAGGAGCCACCAAAAGATAATTATAAAATAATCGATTAG
- a CDS encoding o-succinylbenzoate synthase, producing the protein MNATYHKYILDFKRPSGTSRGVMTTKETWFILLENEDKNGVGECGILRGLSIDDRSDYEAKLKWTCNNIQHGLDKLLLELVEFPSIQFGLETAFKSLNSANQFQLFPSQFSKGEDSIPINGLVWMGDDHFMRTQIKEKIETGFNCIKLKIGAIDFQTELDILKSIRKEFSVSDIELRVDANGAFSPNDALEKLNRLSEYHLHSIEQPIKPKQFEVMAQLCEATPLPIALDEELIGVFSEDHKQELLKTIKPQYIILKPSLVGGFKGSQQWIDIAEDLNINWWITSALESNVGLNGIAQWTYTLKNSMPQGLGTGSLFTNNFPSPLHVKNGTLHYDLKQHWNFNL; encoded by the coding sequence ATAAATGCAACTTACCATAAGTATATTTTAGACTTTAAACGTCCAAGTGGTACATCGCGAGGTGTAATGACCACTAAAGAAACGTGGTTTATCTTATTAGAAAATGAAGATAAAAATGGAGTAGGTGAGTGTGGTATTTTAAGAGGTTTGTCGATTGACGATAGATCAGATTATGAAGCTAAATTAAAATGGACTTGCAACAATATTCAGCATGGCTTAGATAAACTTTTATTAGAATTAGTTGAATTCCCAAGTATTCAGTTTGGACTAGAAACCGCTTTTAAATCTTTAAATAGTGCAAATCAGTTTCAACTATTTCCATCTCAATTTTCAAAAGGAGAAGATAGTATTCCGATTAATGGTTTAGTTTGGATGGGTGATGACCATTTTATGCGAACCCAAATAAAGGAAAAAATTGAAACCGGATTTAATTGTATCAAATTAAAAATAGGGGCTATTGATTTTCAAACCGAATTAGACATTTTAAAATCGATACGAAAAGAGTTTTCAGTATCAGATATTGAACTAAGAGTGGATGCCAATGGTGCATTTTCACCTAATGATGCTTTAGAAAAGTTAAATCGCCTTTCAGAATACCACTTACATTCCATAGAACAACCTATAAAACCTAAGCAGTTTGAAGTGATGGCTCAACTTTGTGAAGCAACCCCTTTGCCAATTGCTTTAGATGAAGAATTGATTGGAGTGTTTTCTGAAGACCATAAACAAGAATTACTTAAAACTATAAAACCGCAATACATTATTTTAAAACCGAGCTTAGTTGGTGGTTTTAAAGGAAGTCAGCAATGGATTGACATCGCAGAAGACTTAAACATTAATTGGTGGATAACTAGTGCTTTAGAAAGTAATGTTGGATTGAATGGCATAGCACAATGGACATATACCTTAAAAAATAGCATGCCTCAAGGTTTAGGAACAGGAAGTTTATTTACTAACAATTTTCCTTCTCCATTACATGTAAAAAACGGAACTTTGCATTACGATTTAAAACAACATTGGAACTTTAATTTATAA
- a CDS encoding sterol desaturase family protein codes for MPDFPNIILYAIPFFVLAMLLELYITTKQHINTYETKDSFSSIAMGLGNVILGFASKALVILVFFWVYDNVRLFTIPVAWWSFLFIFFADDLAYYWFHRVSHECRLFWASHVVHHSSEHYNLSTALRQTWSGGFYTFIFWLWLPLLGFHPAMILLQMSISLLYQFWIHTEAINKMPKWFEAVFNTPSHHRVHHGSNPIYLDRNHAGILIIWDRLFGTFQPELDDEKVIYGLVTNIKSYNPIKIAFIEWWQLLKDAFTGRMSLKHRLLYLFKSPGWKHDGSGKVSDDLRNEWLSRKNQ; via the coding sequence ATGCCTGATTTCCCAAATATTATTCTATATGCCATACCCTTTTTTGTATTGGCCATGTTGTTAGAATTATATATAACTACAAAACAACACATTAACACGTATGAAACTAAAGACTCCTTCTCATCTATTGCTATGGGATTGGGCAATGTCATTTTAGGGTTTGCAAGTAAAGCCCTAGTTATATTAGTCTTCTTTTGGGTTTATGACAACGTTAGACTGTTTACAATTCCTGTAGCATGGTGGTCGTTTTTATTCATATTCTTTGCAGATGACTTGGCATATTATTGGTTTCACCGTGTATCGCATGAATGTCGATTATTTTGGGCATCACATGTCGTTCATCATTCTTCAGAGCATTATAATTTAAGCACTGCTCTGAGACAAACTTGGTCTGGTGGTTTTTATACGTTTATATTTTGGTTGTGGTTACCGTTGTTAGGCTTTCATCCTGCAATGATATTATTACAAATGTCTATTAGCTTATTGTATCAATTTTGGATTCATACGGAAGCCATTAACAAAATGCCAAAATGGTTTGAAGCTGTTTTTAATACCCCATCACACCACAGAGTGCATCATGGCAGTAATCCAATTTATTTAGATCGTAATCATGCCGGAATTTTAATTATTTGGGATCGCTTATTTGGTACTTTTCAACCTGAACTAGACGATGAAAAAGTAATCTATGGTTTAGTAACAAATATTAAAAGCTACAACCCAATTAAGATTGCTTTTATTGAATGGTGGCAATTATTGAAAGATGCGTTTACCGGACGTATGTCTTTAAAACACAGATTGCTTTATCTCTTTAAATCACCTGGTTGGAAACATGATGGAAGTGGGAAAGTTAGTGATGACTTGCGTAATGAGTGGTTAAGTAGAAAAAATCAATAA